TCTTGGTGAATAAATTCTATTGGGCATCAACACATTTTCTAGTGCAGTGAACTCAGGGAGAAGATAGTGAAATTGAAATATGAAGCCTATAGTCTGATTTCTAAGGTCAGCAAGCTGGTTTTTCTTCATAGTATCAGTTCTCTTGCCAGCTATAAAAATTTCTCCATCAGTTGGCTTATCTAAAGTTCCCATTATATTTAAAAGTGTGCTTTTACCGCTTCCGGAGGCCCCTATTATAGAATTAAAGGTACCTTCTTCAAAGGATAGGTTAACATTGCGAAGTACTTGGGTTTTTATTAAAGTTCCATAGGTCTTGTTTATATTTTTTAAGCTTATTATATTAGCCATTTTTAATCACCTCTATCGGATTCAGTCTTGAAGAACGTCTTGCTGGAATCAAAGCTGCTAAGGTTGCAGAAGCAAGTGCAATCAATGCAGAAAGAGCAATAAAGTTATAGTCTATATATAAACTAACTACTGGAGTTCCGTCTGGGTTTAATGCAAACTTTGTAAACATCAAGCTTAAAGAAAGTCCAAGTAATACGCCAAGTACTGCACCTAAAATTCCAAGCAGAAGTCCTTCAAAGAGGAAAATCAAACTTGCTGTTCTATCCTTTATACCCATAGCCTTAAGAATTCCAATTTGTCTTGATTTTTGAACTACTGTTATGGCAAGCACGCTAGCTATTCCAAGCACAACAGCAACTAATACAAATACTTGAATCATTATGCTGGAAACACTTTGTCCATTCAGACCGCTGAGAAGTTCTGCATTTTGAGCCTTCCAGTTATCCACCTTAACATTATCAGGCATTACTGCTGCTAATTCATCTGCAATAATATCAGCCTTGAAAATATCCTTAACCTGCATTTCTACTCCAGTAGCTTTATTGTCTAGAGAGAATAATCCTTGGGAAGTTTCGAGGGTTGTTAACATCCAAGACTTATTAATAGAGGCAACCTTGAGGTCATAAAAGCCTGTTACAGTTAATTTTTTAGGCTGTCCTGAGTTTGCTAGTATTTCAAGCTCATCACCAAGCTTAAGGTTAAGTTCCTTTTGAAGCTCCTTGCCTATAATAACTTCATTAATCTCTTTTGGCTCGCTGCCTTCATAAAGCCTATCTTTAATATTGTAAATTTTATCTGAAGCATCTAGATCCATCCCTCTAACTAAGACTGAATAAGTTTTGCTGTCATCTTTTATAAGTGCAGGTCCGTCAGCAGTAATAGAAAGATTTATAATTCCAGTGTCTAAAGCGTTTATTTTGTCTTTAATGTTTTTATAATTTTCGATAGTTTTGTCATTAGTATTTGAACTTATGGTTATCTGAGAGGAGTTCCCTATGGTTTTATTTATTAGGCTTTTTTGAAGACCTTGTATAAGAGAGCCTATAAATATTTGCACAGATACCCCAACAGCAATTCCAAGTGCGATTAGTGCAGTTTGTCCTTTGCTGGATTTTAAGAAACGAACTGCTATTTTAAATGGTAATATCATTGTCCATCCTCCTCCGCAAGCTTTTTTATATCCTCAAAGGAATGAAGATACATATCTGCTCCAATTTCCTTGTGTGAATGTTCCTTATGCTTAAAAGCGCTGCCTCCAACTAATATTTTAATTTTCGGGTCAGCCTCTCGTATCTTTTCAATGGCCTTACGAGCAGCAATTAAGCTGTAAGGATTTGAAACGCTTATAGCTATATAGTCAAGCTTGATATTTTGTAAAGCTTCTAAAAATTCTTCTTTAGGAGTATTGCTTCCTACAAAAGTGGCATTATAACCTAAAAGAGTGAAAAAATCTGTTATCATCCTTGCTCCTATTTCGTGATATTCCTCTGAAGGGCAAACCACTGCTATCTTTTTATTAATGTTGAGCTTATAGCTTTCATCTCTCTCCTTAATTACATAAGGGTAGCAGTTTTCAATAATAGTTCTTATAATAGAGCTTCTAACATGCTCCCTCCATATAAAGGCTTTATCAGTTTTATTTTGAACCATGCTGTTTAAAGAAGGAGCTAATATCTCTGTGTAAAGAGTTATTATATCTATTTCGTTATTCTTTAGTTTTGGTAAAATAAAATTTAATAAAGCGTTTCTGTTTTCAGTTTCAATGGTTTTCATAAATTCATTGTAATAGTGATGCATAAATAATCTCCTTTCAACTAATTTAATTAGATAATTTATATTTTTATAGGATAATAATTATTATGTAGTTATAATATAATAATATATCACTCTTTGTAATAAATCAACTATCTATTCTAAAAAATATTGAAAATATTCACGAGATGTGATATTTTGTTTTCAAGATATATACAAAAGGAGTAAAAATATGAGCAAAGAACTATCAAATCGTATTAAGGAGCTTAGAAAGAAAAATAAATATACACAAAAAGAACTTGCGGAGCTGCTTGAGGTAGGGCAAACTACTATAGCAAACTATGAGAAGGGGCTAAGGGTTCCTGATGCTGAGAAATTAAATAAGATAGCAGATTTATTTCAGGTCACTTTAGATTATCTTTTGGGAAGAGATGAAAATAAGCAGAATTTAAATAAAGAAGTTAAGCCAAATAGTATGGCATTTAAATCTATTGATGAAGTTTATAAAGTTTTCCTAGAAAACCTCTTGAAAGGATATCGAGAAGAAGCAAGAAGTTCTATTCTTGATCTTTATGAAGAAGGTATCAACATTGGGCAGATATATTTTGATATATTGGAGAAAGCGTTAAAAGAAGTAGGAGCTCTTTGGGAACAAGGTGTTATCGATGTTTGGAAGGAGCATCTTATATCTGAGGCAATATTAGATATTATGAGAGAGCTTAGGGTGAAGGAGAAGAGCATATATGGAAGAGTCCATTCACTGATTGCTTTGACTCCAGTACCTGAGATGCACAATATTGGACTTAAGATGATTGCAGATATGCTGGAGCTTGAGGGGTGGCATGTGGTTTATTTAGGTTCCAGTGTTCCCGCTATAAGCCTTATTAAAGCTATAGAGGCAGAAGAACCAGATTTGGTTGCTATTTCGGTCACTTTACCTTATCATATAGAAGCTGCAAAGCATACTATAGCAGCGATTAAAAATTATTTTAGGCAAAAGTCACCCAATATAATAATTGGCGGGGCAGCATTTGCAAATTGCAGGAATGTATGTGAGGAAACAGGGGCAAATTATTATGGAATAAATCTTGAAGATATTAAAGCTGCAGTCAGAAAAGATAGTAAGTAGTAAGAATTGAGATGTGTAGACCAAAATATAAATTTACTGTATTATTGGTTTAGACGAAAATATTATGTGCAGTATTGCTAAGAAAGTGAGAGGATAAAAATGAACAATATGTATGATAAAGTAATGGAATCAGTAAGATATATTGAGGAAAAGATTAACTTAAAACCTGAAATTGGTGTTATTCTTGGATCAGGACTTGGCAATCTAACAGATACGCTTGAAAACAAGCAATACTTAGATTATAAGGATATACCAAACTTCCCGCAATCTACAGTAAAAGGTCACCAGGGAAGGCTTGTTTTTGGACTTTTAAATGGAGTGAAGGTACTCTTTATGCAGGGCAGATTCCACTATTACGAAGGTTATAGTATGAAGGAAGTTACCTATCCTGTATATGTAATGAAAATGCTTGGTATTAAAAATCTTATAGTAACTAACGCCTGTGGAGGAATAAACACAAGCTTCGAACCTGGAACTCTAATGCTTATTAACGACTTTATAAATCTTATGGGAACTAATCCTTTGATAGGTGAAAATGACGAAAGATTTGGCCCAAGATTCCCTGACATGTCAGAGCCTTATGACCTTAAGTTAATAGAGAAGGCAAGAGATGCAGCTTCAGAGCTTGGAATTGACTGCAAGGAAGGTGTTTACGCAGGCTTTATGGGACCCTACTACGAAACTGCCTCAGAAATTGTTATGATTGGGAGAATGGGAGCAGATGCAGTAGGTATGTCTACAGTTCCGGAAACCATAGTAGCTAATTATTTAGGTATGAAGGTGCTTGGAATAGCATGTATAACTAATATGGCTACAGGAATACAAACCGTAAAGCACTCTCATGAGAGAGTAGTAGAAATAGCACAAAAAGCTTCTGTAAAGTTATGCAGTTTGGTTACTAAAATTATAGAAACTATTTAAAATATAGTTTTAGGGTAAAGAGGTTTAACAGAGCTGAAGAATTGAAATAGGAGGATATATATGTACATAGTTTTTGGCAATGAAGTAATGGAAAGTAAGGAAATGAAGGAAAAGATCGAATCTGAATCTGAGTTTAAAGTTGTTAAAGATATGAGCAAGGGCTCTAAGAGGGAAGATGTTTTAGCTTATAATTTAAGTATAAGTGTTGATGTTTTATATGAAATCATTCAAGAAGATCAGGATTTAGATGAAATGGCTGAAGCAGAGCTTACTGAAGATGATCTTTTTGACGAGTATCTTACTGTGGCAGAAGAGCTTGCAACAGATTTTGAGGAGATTTTGCCTGATGAAGCTATATTTGACATAAGAGCTTACAAATGGGATAAATCTGATAATGATATAAAATTAGTCATAGCAATAGCTCATGAAGAACTAGGAGAGGCTAAGCTTTCAAATGTTATGAAGACACTTTTAAAGCAAATCGAATAGGCAGAACGGATTTATTTTAAATAGTGCTAACTCATAGTGGCATTGTTTCATTTTATAAGGTAAATTGCAGAAAGGAATGCAGCATAAGATGAGAGATAAATTTAAAGCAATGGTAGTAAGTGAAATTGAAGGCAAGTATGTAAGAGAGATTAAAGAAAGAGAAATTTCCGGGCTTCCTGAAGGTGATGTTCTGATAAATGTTAAATACTCTTCCTTAAATTATAAGGATGCTCTTTCAGCTACAGGAAACAAGGGGGTTACTAGAAAATATCCACATACCCCTGGTATAGATGCTGCCGGAGTAGTGGAAGAGAGCAATTGCGAAGAGTTTAAAGCTGGAGATGAGGTTATAGTAACAGGCTATGACTTAGGAATGAATACTTCCGGAGGTTTTAGCGAGTATATTAGAGTTCCTAAAGAGTGGATTGTGAAGCTGCCTAAGGGGCTTTCACTTATGGAAAGCATGATATATGGTACTGCAGGGTTTACTGCAGCTTTATCTGTTTATAAGCTAATACAGTCTGGTGTTAAAAAGGAAGCTGGAGAAGTATTAGTAACTGGGGCAACAGGTGGAGTAGGAAGCCTTGCTGTAAGCATGCTTCATAAGCTTGGCTATAGTGTTGTTGCCGGAACAGGCAAAGCTGAGGCTAAGGATATGCTTTTAAAGACAGGAGCCAGGGATATAATCTTAAGAGAAGAGCTTGATGATAAATTAGGAAAAGCTTTATTAAAAACCAGATGGGCTGGAGTTATAGATACTGTTGGTGGAAATATTTTAGCTACGGCTCTTAAAACTACTAACTATGGCGGTAGTGTAACAAGCTGTGGTAATGCAGCATCACATGAGTTTTCTACCACAGTTTTTCCTTTTATTCTTAGAGGAGTTAATCTTTTAGGGGTAGATTCTGTTCAGTGTCCAATGGACTTAAGGTTAAAGCTTTGGGGTTTGATGGCCTCTGAGTGGAAGCCAGAAAATCTTGGACTTAATGTTGAGGAAGTAGCCCTTGAAGGCTTAGAGGATAAAATTAAGGAGATCTTAGAAGGAAAAATCATAGGAAGAACTCTTGTAAATATTAGTTTATAAGATTAATACCTGACCATATAAATTTGGTCAGGTATTATATGAATATACTGAGGAAGAGGTTTAATTAATGGACTTAAGAAAAAGAAATATAGTAATTTCACTTATGGTAGCAATGTTTTTAGGAGCGGTTGAGGGAACTGTTGTAACTACTGCGATTCCTACAATAGTAAAAGCTTTAAGCGGGTTTGAGCTTATAAGCTGGGTTTTCTCTGTATACTTATTAACCTCAGCTATTTCAACTCCTATATATGGAAAACTATCAGATTTATTTGGAAGAAAAAATATACTTTCAATAGGAATAATAATATTCTTAACAGGAAGTTTTTTATGCGGTATATCCGGAAATATGTATCAGCTAATAATTTTCCGTGCTATACAAGGACTTGGAGCAGGAGCAATATTTACTGTAACCTATACTATAGTTGGAGACATCTTTACTCTTTCAGAAAGGGCAAAGGTACAGGGTTGGTTAAGTACGGTATGGGGCGTAGCAAGTCTTGCTGGTCCTTTCCTTGGAGGTTTTTTAATAGAGCACTTGTCTTGGAATTGGATTTTCTTTATTAACCTTCCTTTTGGAATATTATCAATAGTGCTTTTACAGAAAAACTTAGACGAGCATACAGAAAAGAAAAAAGTCAAAATTGACTTTGCAGGAACCATTGTATTGTCTGCCTCTATACTAATATTTTTGTATGGGACAATGTCAAAAGGAGAAGACAGCAGTCTATTTTCTCCTAAGACTATAGGAGCCTCAATAGGTGCACTTATACTGCTCATTATTTTTTATTTTATAGAGAAAAAAGCTTCAGAACCAATAATTCCAGTTGAAATTTTTACAAGGATAAATATTATAGTTAATATAATAAGCTTTTTTATTGCTGCGGTTTTAATTGGCGTAGATGTATATATGCCTTTATATATGCAAAATGTTTTAGGCTTTAGCCCAACTATATCAGGGCTTTCAATGGCGCCTATGTCTATAGCATGGACAATATCTGGAGTGATTTTAGCAAAGGCTATACCGTTATACGGCGAAAAAACGGTAATTGGATTATCAGTTTTCATTACTTTATTAAGCTGTGTACTTTTAGTTACATTGTCAGTAGGCTCATCTATAGTCTTAGTTATAGTTTACGCCTCTATCATGGGCTTTGGATTTGGTGGAGCTTTTACCACGTTAACCATAGTGGTGCAATCCTCTGTGGGTTACAGTATAAGAGGAGCAGCTACTGCAACTAATGCGCTTGTAAGAACTATAGGACAGACTATAGGAGTAAGTATTTTAGGAAGTGTGATAAATTTAAGCATAGTTAAATACTTTAATGATATAGGCATAAAGGGGATTAAACCGGATGATTTATATTCTTCAACTGCTGTAAGCAGTAGTTTATCCCTAGAACAAATCAGAGGCTCTGTATTTTCGGGAGTTCATATAGTGTTTCTCATATTAGCTTCTGCCGCTTTGATTTGTTTGCTGTTGTCCTTTACGTTATCTAATAACTTAAAAGAAGAAGCTTAAAAGGAGCTTGATCCCAATGCAAAAAAGTAGCGGGGTCAGGCCTTTTTATATTGAAGGATTTAAATATTGTTTGTCGAATATAATTGGTTATACACTATATATAGGAGATGAACTTGATGGCTAGTGGACAAAATAGTACCTTAGAGCTAGTAATAGTAAATGCACTTAGAATACCAGGAGTAAAAGTAGATAGAACAGAGTTTTTAACAAAAACCTTTAGTAATTATGCTGAGCCATCACGACTTGGCAAGATTATAGAACTCGGGCCTGTAAATGCAGGTATTGATGTTAAAACTATTAATAGTGAAGCAAAAGCGCTTATAGATAAAAGAACTCTTCAAAGTTCAGGGGTTTCCTTCGCAGCAGGGCTGCCAGGAGGCTTTGCAATGGCTGCCTCTATACCTGCTGATACGATGCAGTTTTTTGGTACAGCTCTACGCATAGCTCAAGAGCTTGCTTATTTGTATGGATTTAAGGATTTATGGGAAAATGGAGCTATAGATGATAAAGCAGTTAGAAATGAACTTATAATTTTTATAGGTGTTATGTTTGGGGTAAGCGGTTCAGCTGCTGCACTTAGGGTAATATCTGCAAATATGTCGAAGCAAATTCTTAAAAAGCTGCCTCAAAAGACATTAACAAAAACAGTTTCCTACCCTATTATTAAAAAAATTGCAGCTCTTCTTGGGGTTAAGCTTACAAAGGATACCTTCGCAAAAGGATTATCTAAGGCAATTCCTATAATTGGAGGAGTTGTTTCTGCTGGCATGACCTATGCATCAATGAAACCAATGGGTGAGCGTTTAAGAAAAACCTTAATTGAATCAGTAAGCAGTTATAGCCAATCAGATTATAATAGAGACTTAGGTGAAGTAGGAGTAGATTTAGATAATTACATAGATGTAGAATATGAAGAAGCTTCAGAACAAAAGGAGGCTAGAACAAACATTACTAGCATGGCAGATGAAATAATGAAGCTAAAACAACTTTTAGACCTTGGAGCAATAACTTCTGAAGAGTTTGAAAAACTAAAAGCAAATTTGTTAAACTCTAGACTTTAATGAAAAGAGAATGTGTCTTAAATAACTTTAAGAGCATTCTCTTTTTATGTTTTAAAAATCATGACAAATTTGGAACAGTAAAATTGAGCCTTAAATGATATAATCATGATACATAGATTATAAGAGGGTGGATATGGTGGATTATATACAGCTTATTCAAAATAGTATTGATTATATAGAAGAGAATTTAAAGGAAGAGTTAAGTGTAGATAAGCTTTCTGAGCTAACTGGTTTTTCATCCTACCACTATTATCGTTTGTTCAATGCCTATGTGGGAATGCCTGTAATGCAATATGTGAGAAGGCGAAGGATGCTTCATGGCATAAGTGATGTTGTTAATAAAGGCAAGAAAATAATTGATGTTGCCATGCAATATGGCTTTAATACCCATAGTGGTTTTAGCAAGGCCTTTAATAAAGAATATGGCTGCTCGCCAAGTCAGTATATAGAGAATATAAATGGAAGCATACCAAAGAAAATAGATCTTATGGTGCTGAAAAAATATAACCTTTTGAAAGGGATAGTTATGGAACCCAAAATTACAACCAAGCTTTCTTTTAGGATTGCGGGGTATGAATTTGAAACAAGCTTTGAAAGCCAGAGAAATGAAAGAGAAATTCCAGCCTTTTGGGAACGTTTTGAAATAGAAAACTGGGAAGATAAATTATATGAAGAGGTCAAACCTTCGGTTCATGGAGAATATGCTGTATGCTTCCCACCTAACATGGAAACAGGCAAGTTTCAGTA
The genomic region above belongs to Clostridium swellfunianum and contains:
- a CDS encoding ABC transporter ATP-binding protein; this encodes MANIISLKNINKTYGTLIKTQVLRNVNLSFEEGTFNSIIGASGSGKSTLLNIMGTLDKPTDGEIFIAGKRTDTMKKNQLADLRNQTIGFIFQFHYLLPEFTALENVLMPNRIYSPRPSKETIDRANELLDLVGLAKVKNNLATNMSGGQQQRTAIARALMNNPKIILADEPTGNLDSESTENIYNLMRDINKRFNTTFVVITHDRRIAEKADRIVEIKDGRISMDI
- a CDS encoding ABC transporter permease gives rise to the protein MILPFKIAVRFLKSSKGQTALIALGIAVGVSVQIFIGSLIQGLQKSLINKTIGNSSQITISSNTNDKTIENYKNIKDKINALDTGIINLSITADGPALIKDDSKTYSVLVRGMDLDASDKIYNIKDRLYEGSEPKEINEVIIGKELQKELNLKLGDELEILANSGQPKKLTVTGFYDLKVASINKSWMLTTLETSQGLFSLDNKATGVEMQVKDIFKADIIADELAAVMPDNVKVDNWKAQNAELLSGLNGQSVSSIMIQVFVLVAVVLGIASVLAITVVQKSRQIGILKAMGIKDRTASLIFLFEGLLLGILGAVLGVLLGLSLSLMFTKFALNPDGTPVVSLYIDYNFIALSALIALASATLAALIPARRSSRLNPIEVIKNG
- a CDS encoding cobalamin B12-binding domain-containing protein, whose amino-acid sequence is MHHYYNEFMKTIETENRNALLNFILPKLKNNEIDIITLYTEILAPSLNSMVQNKTDKAFIWREHVRSSIIRTIIENCYPYVIKERDESYKLNINKKIAVVCPSEEYHEIGARMITDFFTLLGYNATFVGSNTPKEEFLEALQNIKLDYIAISVSNPYSLIAARKAIEKIREADPKIKILVGGSAFKHKEHSHKEIGADMYLHSFEDIKKLAEEDGQ
- a CDS encoding helix-turn-helix domain-containing protein — translated: MSKELSNRIKELRKKNKYTQKELAELLEVGQTTIANYEKGLRVPDAEKLNKIADLFQVTLDYLLGRDENKQNLNKEVKPNSMAFKSIDEVYKVFLENLLKGYREEARSSILDLYEEGINIGQIYFDILEKALKEVGALWEQGVIDVWKEHLISEAILDIMRELRVKEKSIYGRVHSLIALTPVPEMHNIGLKMIADMLELEGWHVVYLGSSVPAISLIKAIEAEEPDLVAISVTLPYHIEAAKHTIAAIKNYFRQKSPNIIIGGAAFANCRNVCEETGANYYGINLEDIKAAVRKDSK
- a CDS encoding purine-nucleoside phosphorylase, whose product is MYDKVMESVRYIEEKINLKPEIGVILGSGLGNLTDTLENKQYLDYKDIPNFPQSTVKGHQGRLVFGLLNGVKVLFMQGRFHYYEGYSMKEVTYPVYVMKMLGIKNLIVTNACGGINTSFEPGTLMLINDFINLMGTNPLIGENDERFGPRFPDMSEPYDLKLIEKARDAASELGIDCKEGVYAGFMGPYYETASEIVMIGRMGADAVGMSTVPETIVANYLGMKVLGIACITNMATGIQTVKHSHERVVEIAQKASVKLCSLVTKIIETI
- a CDS encoding YhdH/YhfP family quinone oxidoreductase, which produces MRDKFKAMVVSEIEGKYVREIKEREISGLPEGDVLINVKYSSLNYKDALSATGNKGVTRKYPHTPGIDAAGVVEESNCEEFKAGDEVIVTGYDLGMNTSGGFSEYIRVPKEWIVKLPKGLSLMESMIYGTAGFTAALSVYKLIQSGVKKEAGEVLVTGATGGVGSLAVSMLHKLGYSVVAGTGKAEAKDMLLKTGARDIILREELDDKLGKALLKTRWAGVIDTVGGNILATALKTTNYGGSVTSCGNAASHEFSTTVFPFILRGVNLLGVDSVQCPMDLRLKLWGLMASEWKPENLGLNVEEVALEGLEDKIKEILEGKIIGRTLVNISL
- a CDS encoding MDR family MFS transporter is translated as MDLRKRNIVISLMVAMFLGAVEGTVVTTAIPTIVKALSGFELISWVFSVYLLTSAISTPIYGKLSDLFGRKNILSIGIIIFLTGSFLCGISGNMYQLIIFRAIQGLGAGAIFTVTYTIVGDIFTLSERAKVQGWLSTVWGVASLAGPFLGGFLIEHLSWNWIFFINLPFGILSIVLLQKNLDEHTEKKKVKIDFAGTIVLSASILIFLYGTMSKGEDSSLFSPKTIGASIGALILLIIFYFIEKKASEPIIPVEIFTRINIIVNIISFFIAAVLIGVDVYMPLYMQNVLGFSPTISGLSMAPMSIAWTISGVILAKAIPLYGEKTVIGLSVFITLLSCVLLVTLSVGSSIVLVIVYASIMGFGFGGAFTTLTIVVQSSVGYSIRGAATATNALVRTIGQTIGVSILGSVINLSIVKYFNDIGIKGIKPDDLYSSTAVSSSLSLEQIRGSVFSGVHIVFLILASAALICLLLSFTLSNNLKEEA
- a CDS encoding SHOCT domain-containing protein, with protein sequence MASGQNSTLELVIVNALRIPGVKVDRTEFLTKTFSNYAEPSRLGKIIELGPVNAGIDVKTINSEAKALIDKRTLQSSGVSFAAGLPGGFAMAASIPADTMQFFGTALRIAQELAYLYGFKDLWENGAIDDKAVRNELIIFIGVMFGVSGSAAALRVISANMSKQILKKLPQKTLTKTVSYPIIKKIAALLGVKLTKDTFAKGLSKAIPIIGGVVSAGMTYASMKPMGERLRKTLIESVSSYSQSDYNRDLGEVGVDLDNYIDVEYEEASEQKEARTNITSMADEIMKLKQLLDLGAITSEEFEKLKANLLNSRL
- a CDS encoding AraC family transcriptional regulator; amino-acid sequence: MVDYIQLIQNSIDYIEENLKEELSVDKLSELTGFSSYHYYRLFNAYVGMPVMQYVRRRRMLHGISDVVNKGKKIIDVAMQYGFNTHSGFSKAFNKEYGCSPSQYIENINGSIPKKIDLMVLKKYNLLKGIVMEPKITTKLSFRIAGYEFETSFESQRNEREIPAFWERFEIENWEDKLYEEVKPSVHGEYAVCFPPNMETGKFQYLLGVTAEAYDRPSENIIITEIPEALYAVFTTPPAPYENREFSKAIQGTWNYIMYEWFPNSGYEIAPGKPDFEYYDERCHNPLSSVMDIYIPIVKKQ